A stretch of Anaeromyxobacter dehalogenans 2CP-1 DNA encodes these proteins:
- a CDS encoding 5'-3' exonuclease translates to MRLHLVDGTYELFRAHFSGRPGHRAPDGREVKATLGMAASLLALLHEAGEAVTHVAVAFDRPIRSFRNDLWAGYKSEEGVEPELLAQLEAAEEAARALGLVVWSMDALEADDALATAAARFRDEVEQVRILTPDKDLGQCLRGRRVVQVDRMRGRETDEAALLARRGIQPESVPDWLALVGDTADGIPGLPGFGERTASALLAVYGHLEDVPADPARWPAGVRGAAKLARALEEGREAALLYRRLATLVTDAPLAEGLEALRWPGLSRERLGAWAASLGAERLVQGLEARPARWAGPGGAPPPAAGQGEARDVAGREGT, encoded by the coding sequence ATGAGGCTCCACCTGGTGGACGGCACCTACGAGCTGTTCCGCGCGCACTTCTCGGGGCGGCCGGGCCACCGGGCGCCCGACGGCCGCGAGGTGAAGGCGACGCTCGGGATGGCCGCCTCGCTCCTGGCGCTGCTGCACGAGGCCGGTGAGGCGGTGACGCACGTGGCGGTGGCGTTCGACCGGCCCATCCGCTCGTTCCGCAACGACCTGTGGGCCGGCTACAAGAGCGAGGAGGGCGTCGAGCCCGAGCTGCTCGCGCAGCTCGAGGCCGCGGAGGAGGCCGCCCGGGCGCTCGGGCTGGTGGTGTGGTCGATGGACGCGCTGGAGGCCGACGACGCGCTCGCCACCGCGGCGGCCCGCTTCCGCGACGAGGTGGAGCAGGTGCGGATCCTCACCCCGGACAAGGACCTCGGTCAGTGCCTCCGCGGGCGGCGGGTGGTCCAGGTGGATCGCATGCGCGGGCGCGAGACCGACGAGGCGGCGCTGCTCGCGCGCCGCGGCATCCAGCCGGAGAGCGTCCCCGACTGGCTGGCGCTGGTGGGGGACACCGCGGACGGGATCCCGGGGCTGCCCGGCTTCGGCGAGCGCACCGCGTCGGCGCTGCTCGCCGTGTACGGGCACCTGGAGGACGTCCCGGCCGACCCGGCGCGCTGGCCGGCGGGCGTGCGCGGCGCGGCGAAGCTGGCCCGGGCGCTGGAGGAGGGGCGCGAGGCGGCGCTGCTGTACCGGCGGCTCGCGACGCTTGTCACCGACGCGCCGCTGGCCGAGGGGCTCGAGGCGCTGCGCTGGCCCGGGCTCTCGCGCGAGCGGCTCGGCGCCTGGGCGGCGTCGCTCGGGGCCGAGCGGCTGGTGCAGGGGCTGGAGGCGCGACCGGCGCGGTGGGCGGGCCCCGGTGGCGCGCCGCCGCCGGCGGCGGGGCAGGGCGAGGCCCGCGACGTGGCGGGCCGGGAGGGGACATGA
- the mdh gene encoding malate dehydrogenase: MARSKIALIGGGQIGGVLAQLAALRELGDVVLFDIVEGLPQGKTLDIAEAAPVDGFDVSLKGTNTYEDIKGADVVIVTAGLPRKPGMSRDDLIAVNSKIMTTVAEGIKQYAPNAFVIVISNPLDAMVTLCQRITGFPHSRVVGQAGVLDSARFAAFIAWELGVSVKDVTAVTLGGHGDDMVPLVRYTSVCGVPVMELLEQKYGAAKAAEVMAAMVKRTRGAGGEVVALLKTGSAFYSPASSAIAMAESFLKDQKRVLPTCAFLKGEFGVDGLYVGVPVVIGAGGAERVLQLKLNAEEQAMMDKSVKAVKDLVATLK, encoded by the coding sequence ATGGCCAGGTCCAAGATTGCACTGATCGGCGGTGGGCAGATCGGCGGCGTGCTGGCGCAGCTCGCGGCGCTCCGCGAGCTGGGCGACGTGGTCCTCTTCGACATCGTCGAGGGGCTGCCGCAGGGGAAGACGCTGGACATCGCCGAGGCCGCGCCGGTCGACGGCTTCGACGTCAGCCTCAAGGGCACGAACACCTACGAGGACATCAAGGGCGCGGACGTCGTGATCGTCACCGCCGGCCTGCCCCGCAAGCCGGGCATGAGCCGTGACGACCTCATCGCGGTGAACTCGAAGATCATGACGACCGTGGCCGAGGGCATCAAGCAGTACGCCCCGAACGCCTTCGTCATCGTGATCTCGAACCCGCTCGACGCGATGGTGACGCTCTGCCAGCGCATCACGGGGTTCCCGCACAGCCGCGTGGTCGGCCAGGCCGGCGTGCTCGACTCGGCCCGCTTCGCCGCGTTCATCGCGTGGGAGCTGGGCGTCTCCGTCAAGGACGTCACCGCGGTCACCCTGGGCGGCCACGGCGACGACATGGTGCCGCTGGTCCGCTACACCAGCGTCTGCGGCGTCCCGGTGATGGAGCTGCTCGAGCAGAAGTACGGCGCCGCCAAGGCCGCCGAGGTGATGGCCGCGATGGTGAAGCGGACCCGCGGCGCGGGCGGCGAGGTGGTCGCGCTCCTCAAGACCGGCAGCGCGTTCTACTCGCCGGCCTCCAGCGCCATCGCGATGGCAGAGTCGTTCCTGAAGGACCAGAAGCGCGTGCTCCCGACCTGCGCCTTCCTGAAGGGCGAGTTCGGCGTGGACGGCCTCTACGTCGGCGTGCCGGTGGTGATCGGCGCGGGCGGCGCGGAGCGCGTCCTCCAGCTCAAGCTGAACGCCGAGGAGCAGGCCATGATGGACAAGTCCGTCAAGGCCGTGAAGGACCTGGTCGCCACGCTGAAGTAG
- a CDS encoding WD40/YVTN/BNR-like repeat-containing protein, with the protein MGTSDRLSVATRKGLFLLERGARGWEIERCAFLGDPVSLVLDDPRDGTLYAALALGHFGVKLHRSDDRGRTWTELPAPAFPPEPGGASDAPSVQQIWALEPAGPDRPGALWAGTIPAALFRSGDRGASWTLVRGLSDRPERKDWGGGGYDQPGLHSIAVDPRDPRRLLCAISTGGVWGTADDGETWALRATGMYAEYMPPERREDPNAQDVHRLVQAPTAPERLYAQHHNGVFRSADGGERWTEITAIRPSKFGFALAVHPRDPRTAWFVPAVKDERRVPVDGKLVVARTRDGGDTFEVLRDGLPQDHAYDLVYRHGLAVDAGGDRLAMGSTTGGLWISEDGGDRWVQHPARLPPIYQVAFGQVALG; encoded by the coding sequence ATGGGCACGAGCGATCGGCTGAGCGTCGCCACGCGCAAGGGGCTGTTCCTGCTGGAGCGGGGCGCGCGCGGCTGGGAGATCGAGCGCTGCGCGTTCCTCGGGGATCCGGTCAGCCTGGTGCTCGACGATCCGCGCGACGGGACGCTCTACGCCGCGCTGGCGCTCGGCCACTTCGGCGTGAAGCTGCACCGCTCCGACGACCGCGGCCGGACCTGGACCGAGCTCCCCGCCCCCGCGTTCCCGCCCGAGCCCGGGGGCGCGAGCGACGCGCCCAGCGTGCAGCAGATCTGGGCGCTCGAGCCCGCCGGCCCGGACCGGCCCGGCGCACTGTGGGCCGGGACCATCCCCGCGGCGCTGTTCCGCTCCGGCGATCGCGGCGCGTCCTGGACGCTGGTCCGCGGCCTGTCCGACCGCCCCGAGCGCAAGGACTGGGGCGGCGGCGGCTACGACCAGCCCGGCCTGCACTCGATCGCGGTGGATCCGCGCGACCCGCGGCGGCTCCTGTGCGCGATCTCCACCGGCGGCGTCTGGGGCACCGCCGACGACGGCGAGACCTGGGCGCTGCGCGCCACCGGCATGTACGCAGAGTACATGCCGCCCGAGCGCCGCGAGGATCCCAACGCGCAGGACGTCCACCGCCTGGTCCAGGCCCCCACCGCGCCGGAGCGCCTGTACGCGCAGCACCACAACGGCGTGTTCCGCAGCGCCGACGGCGGCGAGCGGTGGACGGAGATCACCGCCATCCGGCCCTCCAAGTTCGGCTTCGCGCTGGCGGTGCACCCGCGGGATCCGCGCACCGCCTGGTTCGTGCCGGCGGTGAAGGACGAGCGGCGCGTGCCGGTGGACGGGAAGCTGGTGGTGGCGCGCACGCGCGATGGAGGCGACACGTTCGAGGTGCTGCGCGACGGGCTCCCGCAGGACCACGCGTACGACCTCGTGTACCGCCACGGGCTGGCGGTGGACGCGGGCGGCGACCGGCTGGCGATGGGCTCGACCACCGGCGGGCTATGGATCTCCGAGGACGGCGGCGATCGCTGGGTGCAGCACCCCGCGAGGCTGCCGCCCATCTATCAGGTCGCCTTCGGGCAGGTCGCCCTCGGGTAG
- a CDS encoding ammonium transporter: MKKLRALLLLAALAAPAALLLHAPAARADDAAAAAPVAFTQGMADAIAAQKVGLDTIWVMIAAFLVFFMNLGFALVESGFCRAKNTVNILFKNFVVFAISSLAFLVIGYGLMFGDGNPFFGTSGLLFASGADNSPALGDAYQGVYHALNWTGVPLWAKFFFQLVFAGTAATIVSGAVAERIKFKAFIVFTLFLVGVVYPVGGHMIWGGGWLASKGFLDFAGSTVVHSIGGWAALAGILVLGPRLGKYGPGKQINVIPGHNMTSAAIGVFVLWFGWFGFNPGSTMAADGASIAHIATTTNVAAAAGTVSSMLAAWIFLKKPDFGITLNGCLAGLVAITAGCAFVSVLSSLVIGLVAGVLVVAAVVFFDRIRVDDPVGATAVHLANGVFGTIALGLFADPTVAPCAAVAKPGLFLGGGMAQLGPQLLGVGVVAVSVFTLSLAAWYVTKLLSGGIRVTAEEELEGLDVGEHGNSAYPEFQIRSGGAFGGTASHDGAPVAVAAVGKTTPAY; encoded by the coding sequence ATGAAGAAGCTCCGAGCCTTGCTCCTCCTCGCAGCGCTGGCCGCCCCGGCCGCGCTGCTCCTCCACGCCCCGGCCGCGCGCGCCGACGACGCCGCCGCGGCGGCGCCGGTCGCGTTCACGCAGGGCATGGCCGACGCCATCGCCGCCCAGAAGGTCGGGCTCGACACGATCTGGGTGATGATCGCGGCGTTCCTGGTCTTCTTCATGAACCTCGGCTTCGCGCTGGTCGAGTCCGGCTTCTGCCGCGCGAAGAACACCGTGAACATCCTGTTCAAGAACTTCGTGGTGTTCGCGATCTCGTCGCTCGCGTTCCTGGTGATCGGGTACGGCCTGATGTTCGGGGACGGCAACCCGTTCTTCGGCACGAGCGGGCTCCTGTTCGCGTCCGGCGCGGACAACAGCCCCGCGCTCGGCGACGCGTACCAGGGCGTCTACCACGCGCTCAACTGGACCGGCGTGCCGCTGTGGGCGAAGTTCTTCTTCCAGCTCGTGTTCGCCGGCACCGCCGCCACCATCGTGTCCGGCGCGGTCGCCGAGCGGATCAAGTTCAAGGCCTTCATCGTCTTCACGCTGTTCCTGGTGGGCGTGGTCTACCCGGTCGGCGGCCACATGATCTGGGGCGGCGGCTGGCTCGCCAGCAAGGGCTTCCTCGACTTCGCCGGCTCGACGGTGGTGCACTCGATCGGCGGCTGGGCGGCGCTCGCCGGCATCCTCGTGCTCGGGCCGCGCCTCGGGAAGTACGGCCCCGGCAAGCAGATCAACGTCATCCCCGGCCACAACATGACGAGCGCCGCCATCGGCGTGTTCGTGCTGTGGTTCGGCTGGTTCGGCTTCAACCCCGGCTCGACCATGGCGGCGGACGGCGCGTCCATCGCGCACATCGCCACCACCACCAACGTGGCCGCCGCGGCGGGCACCGTCTCCTCCATGCTCGCGGCCTGGATCTTCCTGAAGAAGCCGGACTTCGGGATCACGCTGAACGGCTGCCTGGCGGGCCTGGTGGCCATCACGGCCGGCTGCGCGTTCGTGAGCGTGCTGAGCTCGCTCGTCATCGGCCTCGTCGCCGGGGTGCTGGTGGTCGCGGCGGTGGTGTTCTTCGACCGGATCCGCGTGGACGACCCGGTGGGCGCGACCGCGGTGCACCTCGCGAACGGCGTCTTCGGCACGATCGCGCTCGGCCTGTTCGCGGATCCCACCGTCGCGCCGTGCGCGGCGGTCGCGAAGCCCGGCCTGTTCCTGGGTGGCGGCATGGCGCAGCTCGGCCCGCAGCTCCTGGGCGTCGGGGTGGTGGCGGTGTCCGTGTTCACGCTGTCGCTGGCGGCCTGGTACGTGACGAAGCTCCTGTCCGGCGGGATCCGCGTGACGGCCGAGGAGGAGCTGGAGGGCCTGGACGTCGGCGAGCACGGCAACTCCGCCTACCCGGAGTTCCAGATCCGCTCGGGCGGCGCGTTCGGCGGCACCGCGTCTCACGACGGCGCGCCGGTCGCGGTCGCGGCGGTCGGCAAGACGACCCCGGCCTACTGA
- the aceA gene encoding isocitrate lyase ICL2, translating into MDFEQEVAALRRWFESPRFAGIRRIHTAREVMEQRGTIRQDYPVAREAAEAFHARLRELFQQRRCITTFGPYSPGQAVAMKKMGIEAIYLGGWATSAKGSVQEDPGPDLASYPLSQVPDEAAPIVRALLTADRNQHHARSRMTEEQRRATPAVDFRPFIIADADTGHGGDAQVRNLVRRFVEVGVPGYHIEDQKPGVKKCGHQGGKVLVAEDEQLKRLSAARFQLDLMGVPGIVVARTDAESATLLDGRGDERDQPFILGASNLAVPAFRAAFLAILRRFRRAGVEELSGHELYAVCDEEYAAADAWLERTGFDKAIAAAAAEHQRGALAVDAALDRVFDRFVDAWQQEAGVCTYAEAVAQAIAFREHEGEHPTMRRDEWMAFAARAPFYRAREKARAMGIDTPWDCEHAKTPDGYYQVRGGIDYAIQKSLAAAPFADLLWMETKTADLADARRFADAIHAVHPDKMLAYNLSPSFNWDTTGMDDEQMRRFPEELGKLGYVFDFITYGGHQIDGLAAEEFATALREDGMLALARLQRKFRLLESGYRTPQTLVGGPRLDAALMAVSGRTATTKAMGQGSTQHQHLVQTEVPPRLLEDWLDLWRERHGVQGKLRAALRPVTAGSDLLELVVTSADGERKLDVTFASITDRRGRSILSVRDQNTHDLALRRKRLMTLAQLFLFHRYRVDSAHYVTPTEDNQRQAEGMKALGLFRSVAQEVGAIIVADVDRARVKALAARDHVALKALLGA; encoded by the coding sequence ATGGACTTCGAGCAGGAGGTCGCGGCCCTGCGCCGCTGGTTCGAGAGCCCACGGTTCGCGGGCATCCGGCGCATCCACACCGCCCGCGAGGTGATGGAGCAGCGCGGCACGATCCGCCAGGACTACCCGGTGGCGCGGGAGGCCGCCGAGGCGTTCCACGCGCGCCTGCGCGAGCTGTTCCAGCAGCGGCGCTGCATCACCACGTTCGGCCCCTACTCGCCCGGGCAGGCCGTGGCCATGAAGAAGATGGGCATCGAGGCCATCTACCTGGGCGGCTGGGCCACCTCGGCCAAGGGCTCGGTGCAGGAGGACCCCGGCCCCGACCTCGCCAGCTACCCGCTCAGCCAGGTGCCCGACGAGGCGGCGCCCATCGTGCGCGCGCTGCTCACGGCGGACCGGAACCAGCACCACGCCCGCTCGCGCATGACCGAGGAGCAGCGGCGCGCCACCCCGGCGGTGGACTTCCGGCCGTTCATCATCGCCGACGCCGACACCGGCCACGGCGGCGACGCGCAGGTGCGCAACCTCGTCCGCCGCTTCGTCGAGGTCGGGGTGCCCGGCTACCACATCGAGGACCAGAAGCCGGGCGTGAAGAAGTGCGGGCACCAGGGCGGCAAGGTGCTGGTCGCCGAGGACGAGCAGCTGAAGCGCCTCTCCGCGGCGCGGTTCCAGCTCGACCTCATGGGCGTGCCCGGGATCGTGGTGGCGCGCACCGACGCGGAGTCGGCCACGCTGCTCGACGGCCGCGGCGACGAGCGCGACCAGCCGTTCATCCTGGGCGCGAGCAACCTCGCGGTCCCGGCGTTCCGCGCGGCGTTCCTGGCGATCCTGCGCCGGTTCCGCCGCGCCGGCGTGGAGGAGCTCTCCGGCCACGAGCTGTACGCGGTGTGCGACGAGGAGTACGCGGCCGCCGACGCCTGGCTGGAGCGGACCGGCTTCGACAAGGCCATCGCCGCCGCCGCCGCCGAGCACCAGCGCGGCGCGCTCGCGGTGGACGCCGCGCTCGACCGGGTGTTCGACCGGTTCGTGGACGCGTGGCAGCAGGAGGCCGGCGTCTGCACCTACGCCGAGGCGGTGGCGCAGGCGATCGCGTTCCGCGAGCACGAGGGCGAGCACCCGACCATGCGGCGGGACGAGTGGATGGCGTTCGCAGCGCGCGCGCCGTTCTACCGGGCGCGCGAGAAGGCGCGCGCCATGGGGATCGACACGCCCTGGGACTGCGAGCACGCCAAGACGCCGGACGGCTACTACCAGGTGCGCGGCGGCATCGACTATGCCATCCAGAAGTCGCTCGCGGCGGCGCCGTTCGCCGACCTGCTCTGGATGGAGACCAAGACGGCCGACCTCGCCGACGCGCGGCGCTTCGCCGACGCCATCCACGCGGTCCACCCGGACAAGATGCTCGCCTACAACCTGTCCCCGTCGTTCAACTGGGACACGACCGGCATGGACGACGAGCAGATGCGCCGCTTCCCCGAGGAGCTCGGCAAGCTCGGGTACGTCTTCGACTTCATCACCTACGGCGGCCACCAGATCGACGGGCTGGCGGCGGAGGAGTTCGCGACGGCGCTGCGCGAGGACGGCATGCTGGCGCTGGCGCGGCTGCAGCGGAAGTTCCGCCTGCTCGAGTCGGGCTACCGGACGCCGCAGACGCTGGTGGGCGGACCGCGCCTCGACGCGGCGCTCATGGCCGTCTCCGGCCGCACCGCCACCACCAAGGCCATGGGCCAGGGCTCGACCCAGCACCAGCACCTGGTCCAGACCGAGGTGCCGCCGCGGCTGCTGGAGGACTGGCTCGACCTTTGGCGCGAGCGGCACGGCGTCCAGGGCAAGCTGCGCGCGGCGCTCCGGCCGGTCACCGCGGGCTCCGACCTGCTCGAGCTGGTGGTCACCTCGGCCGACGGCGAGCGGAAGCTCGACGTCACCTTCGCGAGCATCACCGACCGGCGCGGGCGCAGCATCCTGTCGGTCCGCGACCAGAACACGCACGACCTGGCGCTGCGGCGCAAGCGGCTCATGACGCTCGCGCAGCTGTTCCTGTTCCACCGCTACCGGGTGGACTCGGCGCACTACGTCACGCCCACCGAGGACAACCAGCGGCAGGCGGAGGGCATGAAGGCGCTCGGGCTGTTCCGCTCGGTGGCGCAGGAGGTCGGTGCGATCATCGTCGCCGACGTGGACCGGGCGCGGGTGAAGGCGCTCGCCGCGCGGGACCACGTGGCGCTGAAGGCGCTCCTCGGCGCCTGA
- a CDS encoding P-II family nitrogen regulator — protein sequence MKRIEAIIRPSRVEQVRAALAHPWISGMTVSEARGFGRQRGHVELYRGAEYTVELVPKLRIELVVPDPLVPRLVAELEAWVRTGRIGDGKIFVTPVDDAVRIRTGDRGEDAL from the coding sequence ATGAAGCGGATCGAGGCGATCATCCGGCCGTCGCGCGTCGAGCAGGTGCGCGCCGCGCTGGCCCACCCGTGGATCTCGGGGATGACGGTCTCCGAGGCGCGCGGCTTCGGGCGGCAGCGCGGGCACGTCGAGCTCTACCGCGGCGCCGAGTACACCGTCGAGCTCGTCCCGAAGCTGCGGATCGAGCTGGTCGTCCCGGACCCGCTCGTGCCGCGCCTCGTCGCCGAGCTCGAGGCCTGGGTGCGGACCGGCCGGATCGGCGACGGGAAGATCTTCGTCACGCCGGTGGACGACGCGGTCCGCATCCGCACCGGCGATCGCGGCGAGGACGCGCTCTAG
- a CDS encoding MoaD/ThiS family protein: MPLVTFTATLRRHLDAPPAEVPGGTVREALEAAFRGNPRLRGYVLDDQGRLRKHVAVFVDGALVIDRDGLADPVRPGSGIHVMQALSGG; this comes from the coding sequence ATGCCGCTCGTGACCTTCACCGCGACGCTCCGGCGCCACCTCGACGCGCCGCCCGCCGAGGTGCCGGGCGGGACCGTCCGCGAGGCGCTCGAGGCGGCGTTCCGCGGCAACCCGCGCCTGCGCGGCTACGTGCTCGACGACCAGGGCCGCCTGCGCAAGCACGTGGCCGTGTTCGTGGACGGCGCGCTGGTGATCGACCGCGACGGCCTCGCCGACCCGGTGCGCCCCGGGAGCGGCATCCACGTCATGCAGGCGCTCTCGGGAGGGTGA
- a CDS encoding FAD-dependent oxidoreductase, whose translation MAFDVIVVGGGIGGAALAGALPRGGREVLVLERETRFRDRVRGENLLPWGVAAARRLGIDRDLVGAGGILVPWFTNYAGGQVVRRRHLPSTTPGADPALDAYHPAMQEALLARAAARGATVRRGATVVALACADDRPPAVTWTEGGVRRTEVAPVLVAADGRDSRARAWAGFDVRREPELLEIAGVLVEASAAPEDSIHLAFGDGIAMLLGPLGGGRARLYFVSPAAAGRPGLTGDRRFGAFVEACRATGVPAAWLARVRQAGPLAQFSGAERWVDHPCRDGVALIGDAAASSDPSWGCGLALTLVDAERLAAALGAGGSDAEALERWAGEHDAYAGALRRILDAMDRLVWTPGPEAAARRARVLPRLLAGDPALPDPVGLGPFGPCDAAAIAALLDEPEPQAQLGLA comes from the coding sequence ATGGCGTTCGACGTGATCGTGGTCGGCGGCGGGATCGGCGGCGCGGCGCTCGCGGGCGCGCTCCCCCGCGGCGGGCGTGAGGTGCTGGTGCTCGAGCGCGAGACCCGGTTCCGGGATCGGGTCCGCGGGGAGAACCTGCTGCCCTGGGGTGTCGCGGCGGCGCGCCGCCTGGGGATCGATCGCGACCTCGTCGGCGCGGGCGGGATCCTCGTCCCCTGGTTCACGAACTACGCGGGCGGGCAGGTGGTCCGGCGGCGGCACCTGCCGTCCACCACGCCCGGCGCGGACCCGGCGCTGGACGCCTACCACCCGGCCATGCAGGAGGCGCTGCTGGCGCGCGCCGCGGCGCGCGGCGCCACGGTCCGGCGCGGCGCGACGGTGGTGGCCCTGGCGTGCGCCGACGATCGGCCGCCCGCGGTCACCTGGACCGAGGGCGGCGTGCGCCGGACGGAGGTGGCCCCGGTGCTGGTCGCGGCGGACGGGCGCGACTCGCGCGCGCGGGCCTGGGCCGGCTTCGACGTCCGGCGCGAGCCCGAGCTGCTCGAGATCGCCGGCGTGCTCGTGGAGGCGTCGGCCGCGCCCGAGGACTCGATCCACCTCGCGTTCGGCGACGGGATCGCGATGCTGCTCGGCCCGCTCGGCGGCGGCCGTGCCCGCCTGTACTTCGTCTCCCCGGCCGCGGCGGGCCGCCCGGGCCTGACCGGCGACCGCCGCTTCGGGGCGTTCGTCGAGGCCTGCCGCGCGACCGGCGTGCCCGCGGCGTGGCTGGCGCGCGTCCGGCAGGCGGGGCCGCTGGCGCAGTTCTCCGGGGCCGAGCGCTGGGTGGACCACCCGTGCCGTGACGGCGTGGCGCTGATCGGAGATGCGGCCGCGTCCTCGGATCCGAGCTGGGGCTGCGGCCTCGCGCTCACGCTGGTGGACGCGGAGCGGCTCGCGGCCGCGCTCGGCGCGGGCGGCTCCGACGCCGAGGCGCTCGAGCGCTGGGCCGGCGAGCACGACGCGTACGCGGGCGCGCTCCGGCGCATCCTCGACGCCATGGACCGGCTGGTCTGGACGCCCGGGCCCGAGGCGGCGGCGCGGCGCGCGCGGGTGCTGCCGCGCCTGCTCGCCGGCGATCCCGCCCTGCCGGATCCGGTGGGGCTGGGGCCGTTCGGCCCGTGCGACGCGGCGGCGATCGCGGCGCTGCTCGACGAGCCGGAGCCGCAGGCGCAGCTCGGGCTGGCGTAG